The region ctatttttttataaattgtattaAAAAATTTGTTGGACAATGATGTATGCAATTTAGTGATTCCGTAATAAGTGGTAATACTTGATTATAAATAATCATATTTCTAAGATATGTAACATTGATCGTTACACTTTTAACCATATATAATATCGGTAAATGTGACTATCGGCAACTCATCAAGTGAAACACTCGGTCTCTTTATATACTAAAGCACGGGTAGTGCCATAGTGTAACAATTAAAACAGATGATATGATGTATGtgtattttatataaaatttaatatgTGATTCTCGTAAAAGCATCACCTGCACCAGTTGTGTCCACAACCTTTAATTTCAAACCAGAAACTCTACCCTTGAATTCCTGAACAAAATGTTTACAGATAAGTTATATATAATCATGCATGCTAGTAGGCTAATTTAGAAATATGTAACTACTCTGTAACCGGTAAGAATACCTTTGTATAGTATCTGCAACCCTGAGATCCTTCTGTTACTAATAGAAGATTTAGGTTATAGTGgtataaattttttaaaaccACGTTATCATCATAAGGATCATCGCCTCCAATTAAGAAAGAAACTTCGTCCTTCCTTACCTATCATTTC is a window of Apium graveolens cultivar Ventura chromosome 11, ASM990537v1, whole genome shotgun sequence DNA encoding:
- the LOC141698080 gene encoding putative fructokinase-7, encoding MWNLYLTKAFHPLLLQKHRQNLQKATKEVNDAKAVRKDEVSFLIGGDDPYDDNVVLKNLYHYNLNLLLVTEGSQGCRYYTKEFKGRVSGLKLKVVDTTGAGDAFTRITY